The following proteins come from a genomic window of Salvia hispanica cultivar TCC Black 2014 chromosome 4, UniMelb_Shisp_WGS_1.0, whole genome shotgun sequence:
- the LOC125223545 gene encoding putative late blight resistance protein homolog R1B-23: protein MDVGHVATYAAISWNIHIMRFLDDEQSWHLFQHNVFGDHDCPLELQCVGEKLVKGCGGLPLSIVTMAGLLSRIPRAPKLWQQIEVNDEQLVSILSLSYNHLPPHLRKCFLYMAGFPQVYDIRASELIKLWVAEGFLECRNESKSIEMAAEDCLEDLIKQSLVLISSRKSDGKIKSCRLHSMVWDFCVRQAGKEKFLLSVTDYLPTPILRKHFLPLVLHNHPRISVSWHDLRLRESTHSSCTTSIICIPQRGYRPKASVENFTSLGVLHVLSRNDRSYWALGQVFKLIYLTYLAFYIPDDIVPAAIAKLQNLQTLIIYRSNVHLPVEIWSLRQLRNLIAFSFCPLLLPEGETLPLENLHTLYMATNFACSGWMVGMLPNIKKLGICYSEVKFGVDYHLGNLIHLFKLEKLKLNMHNSYVPRLNPIFSLSLKKLELSGGWIYWRDMAIVGSLPNLQVLKLKNYACYGEHWGTFDKEFGKKNTRGTPGLGKRRPKSCCEAFLILIQTCLCASHQVKFS, encoded by the exons ATGGATGTGGGCCATGTGGCAACTTATGCTGCCATTTCGTGGAACATTCATATTATGCGCTTCTTGGATGACGAACAAAGTTGGCATTTGTTCCAACACAATGTTTTTGGAGATCATGATTGTCCTCTTGAGCTACAATGTGTTGGGGAAAAACTTGTAAAAGGATGTGGAGGACTGCCCCTCTCAATTGTTACTATGGCAGGACTTTTATCCAGGATTCCTAGAGCTCCCAAGTTGTGGCAGCAAATTGAAGTAAATGATGAGCAGTTGGTATCAATATTATCATTGAGTTACAACCACTTGCCTCCACACTTGAGGAAGTGTTTCTTGTATATGGCTGGCTTTCCTCAAGTGTATGACATCCGTGCCTCTGAACTCATCAAACTTTGGGTTGCTGAGGGGTTTTTGGAATGTCGAAATGAATCTAAAAGCATAGAAATGGCGGCGGAGGACTGCTTGGAGGATCTGATCAAGCAAAGTCTAGTATTGATCAGTAGCCGGAAAAGTGATGGCAAAATCAAAAGTTGCAGGCTGCATAGTATGGTGTGGGACTTTTGTGTGAGACAGGCTGGCAAAGAGAAGTTCCTTCTTTCTGTTACGGACTACCTCCCTACTCCTATCTTAAGAAAACATTTTCTTCCACTAGTCCTCCACAATCATCCACGCATAAGTGTTAGTTGGCATGATCTACGTCTTAGAGAATCTACACATAGCTCATGTACCACTTCTATCATATGCATCCCACAAAGAGGGTATAGGCCCAAAGCCTCTGTAGAAAACTTTACTTCACTTGGGGTCCTTCATGTTTTAAGTAGAAATGATCGTTCATATTGGGCGCTAGGTCAAGtgtttaaattgatttatctCACTTACCTTGCTTTCTATATTCCTGATGATATTGTTCCTGCGGCTATAGCAAAGCTTCAGAATCTGCAaactctaattatttatagatCTAATGTTCATTTGCCTGTGGAGATTTGGAGCCTGAGGCAGTTGAGAAATCTTATTGCCTTCTCTTTTTGTCCTTTACTCCTTCCTGAAGGAGAAACTCTTCCTCTAGAAAACTTACACACACTTTACATGGCAACAAACTTTGCATGTAGTGGATGGATGGTGGGAATGCTCCCAAACATTAAAAAGTTGGGAATATGCTACTCTGAAGTGAAGTTTGGTGTAGATTACCATCTTGGCAACCTTATACATTTGTTTAAACTTGAGAAGCTGAAGTTGAATATGCATAATTCATATGTGCCACGTCTgaatcctattttttctctgTCACTAAAGAAGTTGGAACTGAGTGGCGGGTGGATTTATTGGAGAGATATGGCGATTGTTGGTTCGTTGCCAAATCTTCAAGTGTTGAAACTAAAGAACTATGCTTGCTATGGGGAACACTGGGGTACCTTTGACAAGGAATTTG gcaaaaaaaatacaagagGAACGCCAGGACTGGGTAAGAGAAGACCTAAAAGTTGTTGTGAAGCGTTTTTGATACTCATTCAAACTTGTTTGTGTGCTTCACATCAGGTAAAGTTTTCATAA
- the LOC125223547 gene encoding uncharacterized protein LOC125223547 yields the protein MAYEAVESLQQTLLIILERDDDDLITPSVEQQTISILYKAAALQFNLKHFHFPEKEIIREVADTTEEIILYLFSPQYLSDRGFIHPSFRLSNQLEELAEELDSTVGYVVDYVRQRSDSALESQVVDPTEMIAISTNRLRRLAGIIKSRCRELTDEDSPSIMTKDPVVVVGFDEDIRQMMDRITPYTSYPGLQILPVVGMAGIDAEL from the exons ATGGCTTATGAAGCTGTGGAATCCCTGCAACAAACCTTACTCATAATCCTTGAACGCGACGATGATGATCTTATCACTCCTAGCGTTGAACAACAAACTATATCCATCCTCTACAAAGCTGCTGCCTTGCAGTTTAATCtcaaacattttcattttccagaaaaagaaataataaggGAGGTAGCAGATACAACAGAAGAGATTATTCTGTATCTCTTCTCCCCACAATATCTATCAGATCGTGGATTCATACACCCAAGTTTCAGACTTTCAAATCAGTTGGAGGAATTGGCTGAGGAGCTCGACTCAACTGTTGGATATGTGGTTGACTACGTACGGCAACGGAGTGATTCTGCACTCGAGAGTCAAGTTGTAGATCCAACGGAGATGATTGCAATAAGTACAAACAGGTTGAGGAGATTAGCGGGTATAATAAAGTCAAGATGCAGAGAATTAACAGATGAAGATTCACCATCAATCATGACCAAGGATCCTGTGGTTGTGGTTGGTTTTGATGAAGATATACGACAGATGATGGACCGAATAACTCCATATACATCCTATCCCGGCCTACAAATCCTCCCTGTTGTCGGAATGGCAGGCATTG ATGCTGAGCTTTAA
- the LOC125220880 gene encoding protein FAR1-RELATED SEQUENCE 5-like yields the protein MEEVFVIPECSPQLKPVIGQKFQSLDFVFAFYDVYARAVGFDTRKQGMRKASDGVTTWYYVVCNREGCKRSNEEDDVNARSGFTLKRRRLSKRCGCKACISFKYFSESGIPGYIIHEFNEVHNHCMVESEHQQFMTLNRKLDDVHHKFILDCSKANIGPTLTFKVSKEILGGFDLVGCNVGDIRNTSRDIKAFAHGCDVQMVLEDMAKKKELSDAFTYHYEVNDANQLVALFWCDGLMKRNYHMFGDIVAFDSTYNTNRYCMIFTPFTGKDNHGKPVTFAAGLVCNEKTGAFAWLFKHFVECMGVAPKMIVTDQDLGMKSAIQEVLVGTRHRWCMWHIMHKLASKVPGRLLRDEDFKKEFNACVWSDLLEPDEFEEEWNGVIERYELEVVDWLNTLYEYRQMWIPAYFRDFPLGSMIRTTSISESENSFYKNFMKPRANLAELYLYFNNALDFQRNARTKLDYNDATSVPILATKLGFEKHAATLYTDSMFRKIQEEIVDGNDKCRVLGFSSTDTMDTYKLGDNRRNSNNEVSKIPEMYCNSRWMKTPLAKAVHGIFDVTVETMSTVDDRQTVTNQGISLFYGFVRRFDSDIEVLRAFVSGLEELGNSLQAGTPPSLAFEKRHMIEEFYGMPRPEVVEVHHPDVVKTKGHASSSASRLVSKREKAIKEAARPLRRCKACDELGHHDSRNCPMLKELEKEKALSKGKRKA from the exons atggaagaag TGTTTGTTATACCTGAATGCTCTCCACAATTGAAGCCTGTGATTGGTCAGAAGTTCCAATCCCTAGATTTTGTGTTTGCGTTTTATGATGTTTATGCCCGCGCTGTTGGGTTTGATACCCGCAAACAAGGAATGAGGAAGGCGTCGGATGGTGTTACTACTTGGTATTATGTGGTATGCAATAGGGAGGGCTGCAAGAGGTCGAACGAGGAAGATGATGTGAATGCACGCTCTGGTTTTACTCTTAAACGCAGGCGGCTTTCCAAGCGTTGTGGTTGTAAAGCTTGTATATCCTTCAAGTACTTTTCCGAATCAGGAATACCGGGATATATTATTCACGAGTTCAACGAGGTTCACAACCATTGTATGGTGGAGTCGGAGCATCAGCAGTTTATGACACTTAACCGGAAGTTGGATGACGTACATCACAAATTCATTCTTGACTGTTCCAAGGCTAATATAGGCCCCACACTTACCTTTAAGGTATCGAAGGAAATCCTCGGTGGGTTTGACCTTGTCGGTTGCAATGTTGGGGATATCAGGAACACATCTCGTGACATCAAAGCATTCGCACACGGTTGTGACGTGCAAATGGTGTTGGAAGACATGGCGAAGAAGAAGGAGTTGTCGGACGCCTTCACATATCACTACGAAGTTAATGATGCTAACCAGTTGGTTGCCCTTTTTTGGTGTGATGGTTTGATGAAGAGGAACTACCATATGTTTGGTGACATAGTGGCGTTTGACTCCACTTACAACACAAACAG GTACTGCATGATCTTCACACCTTTCACGGGGAAGGACAATCATGGTAAACCCGTAACATTTGCTGCTGGATTGGTCTGCAACGAGAAAACAGGGGCCTTTGCCTGGTTGTTCAAACATTTTGTCGAATGCATGGGTGTAGCCCCCAAAATGATTGTGACCGATCAAGACTTAGGCATGAAATCAGCTATTCAAGAGGTTCTTGTTGGAACTCGACACCGATGGTGTATGTGGCATATAATGCACAAGTTGGCTTCCAAGGTTCCAGGCAGGTTGCTTAGGGACGAAGATTTCAAGAAAGAATTCAATGCATGCGTTTGGTCGGACTTGCTTGAACCCGACGAATTTGAAGAGGAGTGGAATGGAGTGATTGAGCGTTATGAGCTGGAAGTCGTTGATTGGTTGAACACATTGTACGAGTATAGACAGATGTGGATACCGGCCTACTTCAGAGATTTCCCACTCGGTTCGATGATTAGGACTACGTCCATATCAGAATCTGAAAACAGTTtctacaaaaattttatgaagccCCGAGCGAACCTTGCCGAATTATACTTGTATTTCAACAATGCTCTGGACTTTCAGCGGAATGCTAGAACAAAGCTGGACTACAACGATGCTACTTCCGTGCCCATACTGGCCACTAAGTTGGGTTTCGAGAAACATGCTGCGACGCTTTATACAGACAGTATGTTCAGGAAGATACAAGAAGAAATTGTTGATGGGAATGACAAATGCCGTGTGCTTGGTTTTTCATCAACAGATACGATGGACACCTACAAGCTTGGGGACAACCGACGGAATTC GAACAATGAAGTGTCAAAAATTCCAGAGATGTACTGCAACAGCCGATGGATGAAGACTCCCTTAGCCAAGGCCGTACATGGAATTTTTGATGTCACCGTAGAAACAATGTCCACCGTTGACGATAGGCAGACTGTTACAAATCAGGGAATATCGTTGTTCTACGGCTTTGTTCGACGTTTTGATAGTGACATTGAAGTGCTTCGTGCTTTCGTTAGTGGTTTGGAAGAACTTGGTAATTCTCTTCAAGCAGGAACTCCTCCATCTTTGGCGTTTGAAAAGAGGCACATGATTGAAGAATTTTACGGAATGCCAAGGCCTGAAGTTGTAGAGGTCCATCATCCGGATGTCGTAAAGACGAAGGGTCATGCTAGCAGCTCCGCGAGCCGATTGGTttcaaagagagaaaaggctatAAAGGAGGCTGCTAGGCCTCTTAGACGTTGTAAGGCGTGCGATGAGTTGGGCCATCACGACTCTAGAAACTGTCCAATGCTTAAAGAGCTGGAGAAGGAGAAAGCGCTTAGCAAAGGGAAGAGGAAAGCTTGA